From the genome of Zonotrichia leucophrys gambelii isolate GWCS_2022_RI chromosome 24, RI_Zleu_2.0, whole genome shotgun sequence, one region includes:
- the RBM7 gene encoding RNA-binding protein 7 — protein MGAAAAEANRTLFVGNLDPKVTEELIFELFHQAGPVITVKIPKDRDGRPKQFAFVNFKHEESVPYGLRLLNGIKLYGRPMRIQFRSGSSHAAQDINPSCSQLGAPGTSLPGMPHPASNCSRYERVPDGMGALGYPSSLQRQAVMNSAARQQPQFGGKYGEQPGFAPPGYPHSFHGLPGSPGPRRLEGPRKARLGAHPYGPDGRHFGRERFGDGGPEYGRGKRDEYGFEERGHEGEHHYRGREEHYEDRHRDGWSYEHRRDSYREAKWHSSRH, from the exons ATGGGGGCAGCGGCAGCCGAGGCGAACCGGACGCTCTTCGTGGGGAACCTGGACCCCAAGGTCACCGAGGAGCTCATCTTCGAGCTCTTCCACCAG GCAGGGCCCGTGATCACCGTGAAGATCCCGAAGGACCGGGATGGACGGCCCAAGCAGTTCGCCTTCGTCAATTTCAAGCACGAGGAGTCGGTGCCGTACGGGCTGCGGCTGCTCAACGGGATCAAGCTGTACGGGCGGCCCATGCGCATCCAGTTCCGATCAG GGAGCAGTCATGCAGCCCAGGATATCAATCCATCCTGTTCCCAGCTCGGAGCTCCTGGCACCAGCCTTCCTGGGATGCCTCATCCAGCATCCAACTGCAGCAG gTATGAGAGAGTTCCAGATGGCATGGGCGCACTGGGGTACCCATCGAGCCTGCAGAGACAAGCGGTG ATGAACAGCGCGGCCCGGCAGCAGCCCCAGTTCGGGGGCAAGTACGGGGAGCAGCCCGGCTTTGCCCCTCCCGGCTACCCGCACTCGTTCCACGGCCTGCCCGGCTCCCCGGGGCCGCGGCGCCTGGAGGGGCCGCGCAAGGCCCGCCTGGGCGCCCACCCCTACGGCCCCGACGGGCGCCACTTCGGCCGCGAGCGCTTCGGGGACGGCGGCCCCGAGTACGGGCGCGGCAAGCGCGACGAGTACGGCTTCGAGGAGAGGGGCCACGAGGGCGAGCACCACTACCGGGGCCGCGAGGAGCACTACGAGGACAGGCACCGTGACGGCTGGAGCTACGAGCACCGCAGGGACAGCTACAGAGAGGCCAAGTGGCACTCGTCGCGCCACTGA
- the REXO2 gene encoding oligoribonuclease, mitochondrial, which translates to MLGGGRAGLGRLRICAGRLWRGRRRAAAMAGGDMGQRMVWVDLEMTGLDVEKDQILEMACLITDCDLNVLAEGPNLIINQPDELLESMSEWCKEHHGKSGLTKAVKESKISLQQAEYEFLSFVRQQTPPGLCPLAGNSVHADKKFLDKYMPQFMRHLHYRIIDVSTVKELCRRWYPEEYEFAPKKAASHRALDDIRESIKELQFYRDHIFKRKTDEKKRKLIENGESDKAAS; encoded by the exons ATGCTgggcggcggccgcgccggcCTGGGCCGCCTGCGGATCTGCGCCGGGCGGTTGTGGCGGGGCCGGCGGAGGGCGGCGGCCATGGCCGGCGGCGACATGGGGCAGCGCATGGTCTGGGTGGACCTGGAG ATGACGGGCCTGGACGTGGAGAAGGACCAGATCCTGGAGATGGCGTGTCTGATCACCGACTGCGACCTCAACGTGCTGGCCGAG GGCCCGAACCTGatcatcaaccagcccgacgAGCTGCTGGAGAGCATGTCCGAGTGGTGCAAGGAGCATCACGGGAAG TCTGGCCTTACTAAGGCGGTGAAGGAGAGTAAAATCTcgctgcagcaggcagagtaCGAGTTCCTGTCCTTCGTGCGGCAGCAGACAcccccagggctctgtcctCTCGCAG GTAACTCTGTTCATGCAGATAAGAAATTCCTTGACAAATACATGCCACAGTTCATGAGGCACCTTCATTACAGGATCATTGATGTGAGCACTGTCAAGGAGCTTTGCAG GCGCTGGTATCCAGAGGAATACGAGTTTGCACCAAAGAAGGCTGCTTCTCACAG AGCACTTGATGACATCAGGGAAAGCATCAAAGAACTCCAGTTCTACAGAGACCACATCTTCAAGAGGAAAACGgatgagaagaaaaggaaactgATTGAGAACGGGGAGAGTGACAAAGCTGCCAGCTGA